One Cryptosporangium minutisporangium DNA segment encodes these proteins:
- a CDS encoding urea amidolyase associated protein UAAP2: METAAPDSPFDWSAPLVPGTVVLDDRIAPNAPWSGVVTRGQVLTIVDVGGNQSADCLIYNAHDFAERYSVPDTVAWQGNAYVRTGTVLRSNEGRPLMTVVANEIDRQDTIGGACGKESNTLRYGHHVGYQHGCRENFLAEGSRRGLDARDLVSNLNWFMNVPVEADGALGIVDGMSAPGKRVAVRAEMDVLVLVSNCPQMNNPCNDFDPTPLRMIVVEP; encoded by the coding sequence GTGGAAACCGCCGCACCGGATTCCCCCTTCGACTGGAGTGCACCGCTCGTCCCGGGCACCGTCGTGCTCGACGACCGGATCGCCCCGAACGCGCCCTGGTCGGGCGTCGTGACGCGGGGGCAGGTGCTGACGATCGTCGACGTCGGCGGGAATCAGTCCGCCGACTGCCTGATCTACAACGCGCACGACTTCGCCGAGCGCTACAGCGTCCCGGACACCGTCGCCTGGCAGGGCAACGCCTACGTGCGCACCGGCACCGTGCTGCGCAGCAACGAAGGCCGTCCACTGATGACCGTCGTGGCCAACGAGATCGACCGCCAGGACACGATCGGCGGCGCCTGCGGCAAGGAGTCCAACACACTGCGGTACGGCCACCACGTCGGATACCAGCACGGCTGCCGGGAGAACTTCCTCGCCGAGGGGTCCCGGCGCGGTCTCGACGCCCGCGACCTGGTGTCGAACCTCAACTGGTTCATGAACGTTCCGGTCGAGGCGGACGGCGCCCTCGGCATCGTCGACGGCATGTCCGCGCCCGGCAAGCGCGTCGCCGTGCGCGCCGAGATGGACGTGCTCGTGCTCGTCTCCAACTGCCCGCAGATGAACAACCCGTGCAACGACTTCGATCCGACGCCGCTGCGGATGATCGTGGTGGAGCCGTGA
- a CDS encoding APC family permease: MSAAESAPILGTEHSTVRGPIGYKQELHRGVGTFASFAAGFSFVSILTTVFQLFGLGFLLGGASFFWTWPVVFAGQLCVAFCFAELAGRWPVSGAIFQWSSRLAGTTWGWFTGWIMVIGQILTVAVAAIAMQAVLPAIWSGFQLVGGSGADPSILSPTGAKNAVILGIIVLVFTTLVNIVGIRQMAATTSVGVAIEIVGVVVLIGVLFALSERGPSVVLHNTGWEGTGHYFFAWLASSLMAAYVMVGFDSAGELAEETYAPRKTTPKTIIRALVISGIGGALLILGALMAAPSLTDGNLSTFGLSWVITERLGDVLGRLMLCCVAVAVFACTLAVQTSGARMIYSMSRERAFPFSSALGRVSPRTGTPVVTSIVVGVGAALALAVNINSTTIFTALSSICIAMLYIAYLGVTLPLLVVRIKHRATDHFPAGHDEDGAPLFSMGRFGIAVNVLAVVYGAIMVVNLMWPRPEIYDLSTNGNWALQYSALLLVGLTVAIGAGYFGYRRLHTRIDLVHVPHTHVATEGADA; this comes from the coding sequence ATGAGCGCAGCCGAGTCCGCGCCCATCTTGGGGACGGAACACAGCACGGTCCGCGGTCCCATCGGCTACAAGCAGGAGTTGCACCGCGGGGTGGGGACCTTCGCTTCCTTCGCCGCCGGCTTCTCGTTCGTTTCGATCCTCACGACCGTGTTCCAGCTGTTCGGGCTGGGCTTCCTCCTCGGGGGCGCGTCGTTCTTCTGGACCTGGCCGGTGGTCTTCGCCGGCCAGCTCTGCGTCGCCTTCTGCTTCGCCGAGCTCGCCGGCCGCTGGCCGGTGTCGGGCGCGATCTTCCAGTGGTCCAGCCGCCTGGCCGGCACGACCTGGGGCTGGTTCACCGGCTGGATAATGGTCATCGGCCAGATCTTGACGGTGGCGGTGGCCGCGATCGCCATGCAAGCCGTGCTGCCCGCCATCTGGTCGGGTTTCCAACTCGTGGGCGGCTCCGGCGCCGACCCGTCGATTCTGTCGCCGACCGGCGCGAAGAACGCCGTCATCCTCGGCATCATCGTGCTCGTCTTCACCACCCTGGTGAACATCGTCGGCATCCGCCAGATGGCCGCGACGACGAGCGTCGGCGTCGCCATCGAGATCGTCGGCGTCGTCGTGCTCATCGGCGTGCTGTTCGCGCTCTCCGAGCGCGGCCCGTCCGTGGTGCTGCACAACACCGGCTGGGAGGGCACCGGCCACTACTTCTTCGCCTGGCTGGCGTCCTCGCTCATGGCCGCATACGTGATGGTGGGCTTCGACTCCGCCGGGGAGCTCGCCGAGGAGACCTACGCCCCTCGCAAGACGACGCCCAAGACGATCATCCGCGCCCTGGTCATCTCGGGTATCGGCGGCGCCCTGCTCATCCTGGGTGCGCTGATGGCGGCACCGAGCCTGACCGACGGCAACCTGTCGACGTTCGGCCTCTCGTGGGTCATCACCGAGCGCCTCGGCGACGTACTGGGCCGGCTGATGCTGTGCTGCGTCGCGGTCGCGGTCTTCGCCTGCACGCTCGCGGTCCAGACGTCCGGCGCGCGGATGATCTACTCGATGTCCCGGGAGCGCGCGTTCCCCTTCTCCTCCGCGCTCGGGAGAGTCTCGCCGCGCACCGGCACGCCGGTCGTCACCTCGATCGTGGTCGGTGTCGGCGCCGCGCTGGCCCTCGCGGTCAACATCAACTCGACGACGATCTTCACGGCCCTGTCCAGCATCTGCATCGCCATGCTCTACATCGCCTACCTGGGCGTCACGCTGCCGCTGCTCGTCGTGCGGATCAAGCACCGCGCGACCGACCACTTCCCGGCCGGGCACGACGAGGACGGCGCGCCGCTGTTCTCGATGGGCCGATTCGGCATCGCCGTCAACGTCCTCGCCGTCGTCTATGGCGCGATCATGGTGGTCAACCTGATGTGGCCCCGGCCGGAGATCTACGACCTCTCGACGAACGGGAACTGGGCGCTCCAGTACAGCGCGCTGTTGCTGGTCGGCCTGACCGTAGCCATCGGCGCCGGCTACTTCGGCTACCGGCGACTGCACACCCGCATCGACCTGGTCCACGTTCCGCACACGCACGTCGCCACCGAGGGGGCGGACGCGTGA
- a CDS encoding allophanate hydrolase: MNGTVAERVAAAFDRIEAADRPEVWISVRDRDEVLREAASVDPELPLAGLVFAVKDNIDVAGLPTTAASASYAYWPAADATAVRRLRDAGALVVGKTNLDQFATGLVGTRSPYGAVRNAWDPARISGGSSSGSGVAVALGLVDFALGTDTAGSGRVPAALNGIVGIKPTKGLVPVTGVVPACYSLDCVTVFARDLALGRAVAELMEGVDPADPLSRVAQPTAAAPARPRLAVPAAEHLDGLAPGWKDAFAAAVRRFASVGAEIVEVDIAPLLEAAALLYGGAFVAERYAAVGAHLEKHPELIGTDLDPIVAGIVLGGKDKTAADWADDTARLAALGSAGRAALAGCVGLLTPTTTGHPTLADVAADPIGANARMGRYTNYANLLDMASLAVPAGFVDGLPFGVMLTGPAFSDRALAELAGRFANPGIDVFVVGAHLAGQPLNVELVTAGGTFVASTNTAPAYALHALATEPPKPGLVRVGSGGSSIKGELWRLPASGFGAFVAAVPAPLAIGTVVLADGSSVSGFVAEPAALQNAPDISHLGGWRDYLATATQ; the protein is encoded by the coding sequence GTGAACGGCACCGTCGCCGAGCGGGTCGCGGCCGCGTTCGACCGGATCGAGGCCGCCGACCGGCCCGAGGTGTGGATCTCGGTACGCGACCGCGACGAGGTGCTCCGCGAAGCCGCCTCGGTCGACCCCGAACTCCCGCTGGCCGGTCTGGTGTTCGCGGTCAAGGACAACATCGACGTCGCCGGCCTGCCGACCACCGCCGCGTCCGCGTCCTACGCCTACTGGCCGGCCGCCGATGCGACCGCGGTCCGGCGGCTCCGCGACGCCGGCGCCCTCGTCGTCGGCAAGACGAACCTCGACCAGTTCGCCACCGGTCTGGTCGGCACCCGCAGCCCTTACGGCGCGGTACGCAACGCGTGGGACCCGGCGCGGATCTCCGGCGGATCGTCGTCCGGCTCCGGGGTCGCCGTGGCGCTCGGCCTGGTCGACTTCGCCCTCGGCACCGACACCGCCGGCTCCGGACGCGTCCCCGCAGCCCTAAACGGCATCGTCGGGATCAAGCCCACCAAGGGACTCGTCCCGGTCACCGGCGTGGTTCCCGCCTGTTACAGCCTCGACTGCGTCACGGTCTTCGCGCGCGACCTCGCGCTGGGCCGTGCCGTGGCCGAGCTGATGGAGGGAGTCGACCCCGCCGACCCGCTGTCGCGCGTCGCGCAGCCTACGGCCGCGGCACCGGCCCGCCCGCGCCTCGCCGTACCCGCGGCCGAGCACCTCGACGGGCTCGCGCCAGGGTGGAAGGACGCTTTCGCGGCGGCCGTCCGGCGCTTCGCGAGCGTCGGCGCCGAGATCGTCGAGGTCGACATCGCACCGCTGCTCGAAGCGGCGGCTCTGCTCTACGGTGGCGCGTTCGTCGCCGAGCGCTACGCCGCGGTGGGCGCGCACCTCGAGAAACATCCGGAGTTGATCGGGACCGACCTGGACCCGATCGTCGCGGGCATCGTTCTCGGCGGAAAGGACAAGACGGCTGCCGACTGGGCCGACGACACCGCACGGCTGGCCGCGCTCGGCAGTGCCGGCCGGGCCGCGCTCGCGGGCTGCGTCGGCCTTCTCACGCCGACGACGACCGGGCACCCGACACTGGCCGACGTCGCCGCGGATCCGATCGGCGCCAACGCGCGCATGGGTCGCTACACGAACTACGCCAATCTCCTGGACATGGCGTCACTGGCCGTCCCTGCGGGCTTCGTCGACGGGTTGCCGTTCGGCGTGATGCTCACCGGTCCCGCGTTCAGCGACCGCGCGTTGGCCGAGCTCGCCGGCCGGTTCGCCAACCCCGGCATCGACGTTTTCGTCGTCGGCGCCCACCTCGCCGGTCAGCCCCTCAACGTCGAGCTGGTCACCGCCGGCGGGACCTTCGTCGCGTCGACCAACACCGCCCCGGCGTACGCGCTGCACGCGCTGGCCACCGAACCGCCCAAGCCCGGCCTGGTTCGGGTCGGCAGCGGCGGGAGCAGCATCAAGGGTGAGCTGTGGCGGCTGCCAGCGAGCGGATTCGGAGCGTTCGTCGCGGCGGTTCCGGCGCCGCTGGCGATCGGCACGGTCGTCCTCGCCGACGGATCCTCGGTCAGCGGCTTCGTCGCCGAACCCGCGGCGCTGCAGAATGCGCCCGACATCAGCCACCTCGGCGGGTGGCGCGACTACCTCGCGACCGCCACCCAGTGA
- a CDS encoding helix-turn-helix transcriptional regulator: protein MADTSARILRLLSLLEARVEWPGAELAERLDVSARTLRRDVDTLRELGYPVDAAKGPGGGYRLGRGGKLPPLVLDDDQAIAIALALQTAPATVTGIDDAVTRALTTLRQVMPTRLRAASEAFEVTSLRNYWEFSAPPIDIATLQTVGAAIRTSRVLRFDYRDPTGAIPAPGQPGFRPPREVEPHHLVVWAGRWYLIAREHRHRTWHTYRVDRIHHRSPAGVAFTPHPLTDDDLTRLVVQNPDRGDTPGPWQCVGSATLELPAGVVARWAPGGSVVQPLDPHHSRLTLCGWSWTGVAGLFITFDTGLSDVEPPELVAALGRIGQRLRATASQPTNLSG, encoded by the coding sequence GTGGCCGACACCTCCGCACGGATCTTGCGTCTGCTGTCCCTACTCGAGGCGCGGGTGGAGTGGCCCGGAGCCGAGCTCGCCGAGCGGCTCGACGTGTCGGCTCGCACCTTGCGGCGCGACGTCGACACGCTGCGGGAGCTCGGCTACCCCGTCGACGCCGCCAAGGGCCCCGGCGGCGGGTACCGGCTCGGGCGTGGAGGAAAGCTCCCCCCGCTCGTCCTCGACGACGACCAGGCCATCGCCATCGCCTTGGCTCTGCAGACCGCGCCGGCGACCGTCACCGGAATCGACGACGCCGTCACCCGCGCGCTGACCACGCTGCGTCAGGTCATGCCCACCCGGCTGCGAGCCGCGAGCGAAGCCTTCGAGGTGACCAGCCTGCGCAACTACTGGGAGTTCTCGGCCCCACCCATCGACATCGCCACCCTGCAGACCGTCGGCGCCGCGATCCGCACCAGCCGCGTCCTACGCTTCGACTACCGCGACCCGACCGGCGCGATCCCCGCGCCCGGTCAGCCCGGCTTCCGCCCACCCCGAGAGGTCGAGCCCCACCACCTGGTCGTCTGGGCCGGCCGTTGGTACCTCATCGCCCGCGAGCACCGGCACCGGACCTGGCACACCTACCGCGTCGACCGGATCCACCACCGCTCCCCCGCCGGCGTGGCCTTCACGCCCCACCCCCTCACCGACGACGACCTCACCCGACTCGTCGTGCAGAATCCCGACCGCGGCGACACTCCCGGTCCCTGGCAGTGCGTCGGGTCAGCGACCCTCGAGCTACCCGCCGGCGTCGTCGCCCGCTGGGCACCCGGCGGCTCCGTCGTTCAACCGCTCGACCCCCACCACAGTCGGCTCACCCTCTGCGGTTGGTCCTGGACCGGGGTCGCCGGCCTCTTCATCACGTTCGACACGGGCCTGAGCGATGTCGAGCCACCGGAACTCGTGGCCGCGTTGGGGCGGATCGGTCAGCGACTACGAGCCACAGCCTCCCAGCCGACCAACCTCTCCGGCTGA
- a CDS encoding MFS transporter yields MTQISSPPASSDQSAPVAGRRASLALLVVLFASFMDLLDVTIVTVAAPDIATDLHATQAQLQWTLAAYTLALGSGLIIGGRIGDDYGRRKVFLVSLACFAVASAACALAPSAEALIAVRVVQGLAGGFMVPQVFGIIRSSFEPAAMAKAFGAFGAVQGLAAVAGPLLGGALVDADLWGLGWRTIFWINVPVAAVALLLGARVLPESTAPVRARLDFTGAVLAAAAVVLVLLPLVQGRDWGWPWWGWALLAAGVVLLAVFVAHERRVTSRGGQPVLEPALLAVRPFTAGLAASVLFFGALAAFFLVLSIYLQAGTGRSAWDTGLVLLPYALGSMITSGAGVALAGKAGRALLVTGSLILAASQGLLWLLVRDGGTPGYWSLAGVMLLGGLGLGLGAPILVNVVLAGVPDRHAGAAGGVLSTVNQIGGAVGVAVLGTVFFNALVPTDSSTAGDTAVVFGHALAQVLPWQVAAYLLAAAVMLALPKTAATHQH; encoded by the coding sequence ATGACGCAGATTTCCTCACCTCCCGCTTCGTCTGATCAGTCCGCGCCGGTCGCGGGCCGACGCGCGTCGCTGGCGCTGCTCGTCGTGCTGTTCGCCTCGTTCATGGACCTGCTCGACGTCACGATCGTCACCGTCGCCGCCCCCGACATCGCCACCGATCTGCACGCCACGCAAGCGCAGTTGCAGTGGACGCTCGCGGCCTACACCCTGGCCCTGGGATCGGGCCTGATCATCGGCGGACGGATCGGGGACGACTACGGCCGCCGCAAGGTGTTCCTCGTCTCCCTGGCGTGCTTCGCGGTCGCGTCCGCGGCGTGCGCTCTCGCCCCGTCGGCCGAGGCGTTGATCGCGGTCCGGGTGGTGCAGGGCCTGGCGGGCGGGTTCATGGTCCCGCAGGTGTTCGGGATCATCCGGTCCTCGTTCGAGCCGGCCGCGATGGCCAAGGCGTTCGGCGCGTTCGGCGCCGTGCAAGGCTTGGCCGCGGTCGCCGGGCCACTGCTCGGCGGCGCGCTCGTCGACGCCGACCTGTGGGGCCTGGGCTGGCGCACGATCTTCTGGATCAACGTCCCCGTCGCCGCCGTCGCCCTGCTGCTGGGAGCGCGGGTGCTGCCGGAGTCCACCGCACCGGTGCGGGCACGCCTGGACTTCACCGGTGCGGTCCTCGCCGCAGCCGCGGTCGTGCTGGTCCTGCTGCCGCTGGTGCAGGGCCGGGACTGGGGCTGGCCGTGGTGGGGGTGGGCCCTCCTCGCGGCCGGGGTGGTCCTGCTCGCCGTCTTCGTGGCTCACGAGCGGCGCGTCACGTCGCGCGGCGGGCAACCGGTCCTGGAGCCCGCGCTGCTGGCCGTGCGCCCGTTCACCGCCGGCCTCGCGGCGTCGGTGCTGTTCTTCGGGGCACTGGCCGCGTTCTTCCTGGTCCTGTCGATCTACCTGCAAGCCGGTACCGGACGTTCGGCCTGGGACACCGGCCTGGTGCTCCTGCCGTACGCGCTCGGGTCGATGATCACCTCCGGGGCCGGAGTCGCCCTCGCGGGCAAGGCCGGCCGCGCCCTGCTCGTCACCGGGTCCCTCATCCTGGCCGCATCGCAGGGCCTGCTGTGGCTCCTCGTCCGCGACGGCGGCACTCCGGGCTACTGGTCCCTGGCCGGGGTCATGCTCCTCGGCGGACTCGGGCTGGGGCTGGGCGCTCCGATCCTGGTCAACGTCGTCCTCGCCGGCGTCCCCGATCGGCACGCCGGCGCCGCAGGCGGGGTGCTGTCCACCGTCAACCAGATCGGCGGAGCCGTCGGCGTCGCCGTCTTGGGAACCGTCTTCTTCAACGCCCTCGTCCCCACCGACAGCTCGACGGCGGGGGACACCGCCGTGGTGTTCGGGCACGCCCTCGCGCAGGTTCTGCCCTGGCAGGTCGCCGCCTACCTCCTGGCCGCAGCCGTGATGCTCGCGCTTCCCAAGACCGCCGCCACCCACCAGCACTGA
- a CDS encoding urea amidolyase associated protein UAAP1, whose translation MTTRGEHLTDSVRNARADARAQTGLTSEWMPYLPASGSPFAPAGVDPADLVWAETVAPGGYTHKVLARGTRLRLDDPTGDACAHLVVHNALEPVERLNVADTLKIPWQAYLGAGHPLLSGEGRVLATIVADTSAHHDAFCGTTTEAWNDRKYGDARPEGPSPAGRSLFVKAAAKHGLSRRDLPPSVSFFQGVRVGADGSFTWLGSAGPGTSVELVAELPLLVLLANVAHPLDPRPEYVVGPLRVHAWRGPATGPGDERFTATPERNRAYLNSIDYAEARGL comes from the coding sequence GTGACGACCCGCGGCGAGCACCTGACCGACAGCGTCCGCAACGCCCGCGCCGACGCCCGCGCGCAAACCGGTCTGACCAGCGAGTGGATGCCCTACCTGCCGGCGTCCGGCAGCCCGTTCGCGCCGGCCGGCGTGGACCCGGCCGACCTGGTGTGGGCCGAGACCGTGGCGCCGGGCGGCTACACCCACAAGGTCCTCGCCAGGGGAACCCGCCTGCGCCTCGACGACCCGACCGGCGACGCGTGCGCGCACCTCGTCGTCCACAACGCGCTCGAACCCGTCGAACGGCTCAACGTGGCCGACACCCTGAAGATCCCGTGGCAGGCCTACCTCGGCGCCGGACACCCGTTGCTGTCGGGCGAGGGACGGGTGCTCGCCACGATCGTGGCCGATACCTCGGCGCACCACGACGCGTTCTGCGGCACGACCACCGAGGCGTGGAACGACCGCAAGTACGGCGACGCCCGCCCGGAGGGACCGTCCCCGGCCGGGCGGAGCCTGTTCGTCAAGGCCGCGGCCAAGCACGGCCTGAGCCGGCGGGACCTGCCGCCGAGCGTCTCGTTCTTCCAGGGCGTCCGGGTGGGGGCCGACGGCAGCTTTACGTGGCTCGGCTCGGCCGGGCCCGGCACCTCGGTCGAGCTGGTGGCCGAGCTGCCGCTGCTGGTGCTGCTCGCGAACGTCGCCCACCCGCTCGACCCCCGCCCGGAGTACGTCGTCGGTCCGCTACGCGTGCACGCGTGGCGCGGCCCGGCCACCGGCCCGGGCGACGAGCGGTTCACCGCCACGCCCGAGCGGAACCGCGCGTACCTCAACTCGATCGACTACGCGGAGGCACGAGGCCTGTGA
- the uca gene encoding urea carboxylase: MNTVLVANRGEIARRIIRTARELGMRSVAVFSDADRAAPHVREADAAVHLGPAPARESYLRHDVILEAARKTNADIIHPGYGFLSENVDFAHAVEAAGIRFAGPAPDQITAFGTKHTARALAEAAGVPLLAGTGLLSSADEAAAAAEAIGLPVMLKATGGGGGIGMQACATVDDVRDAYARVAALAAANFGSAGVFLERLVRPARHVEVQVFGDGHGRIAILGDRDCSLQRRNQKVIEEAPAPALPAHVRASLHTAARDLLATVDYRSAGTVEFVYDPVREEASFLEVNTRLQVEHPVTEEVFGVDLVALMLLLARDGVVDEDVFTRPWTPRGFAVEARVYAEDPAKDSLPSSGLVTRAVFPALPGVRVDGYVETGLDVSPFYDPMLAKVIAVGDTRDDALDLLGEALDATRVDGIVTNLGLLRALTDEVDLRAAIHSTSTLTHTTDPDPRIDVLAPGPLTTVQDLPGRLGYWHVGVPPSGPFDPVSFAEANLAVGNPAEAPALEVTAGGLTLRFSTPSVVSVTGSDLPVTLDGAEVELWTAIDVPAGGTLTLGTANGPGLRSYVAVRGGIDVPTYLGSASTFTLGAFGGHGGRALLAGDVLRPGSPDSADNAALGRVPGPTPADRRPFLTSTWQIGVTEGPHAAPEFFTRDDIDTLYATAYEVHHNSARTGIRLIGPKPTWARPDGGEAGLHPSNIHDTPYAIGALDFTGDTPIILGPDGPSLGGFVCPAVVASGELWKLGQLRPGDSVRFVPVKEVDAATLVDARSAPALLSSGGDGDDGVLARIGPGDDRPSVTYRRDGDDNVLVEYGPMALDLALRMRVHALQETLARHAPDGIVDVTPGIRSLQIHTDARKLKARDIAGLLQDLEAEVPPTHELVVPSRTVRLPLSWDDPATRLAIERYVAGVRDDAPWCPWNIEFIRRINGLDTADDVYRTVFDASYLVLGLGDVYLGAPVATPLDPRHRLVTTKYNPARTWTAENSVGIGGAYLCIYGMEGPGGYQFVGRTVQIWNRFRRGGLFGGNPWALRFFDRIEWYPVTADELLELRAETDAGRGNFATADGTFSLADYQAFLTENADSIAEFRTRQSAAFEAEKERWRASGEFDRRDDPDPVAADAVTVPTDATAVIASFPATVWQLAASPGDSVAAGDTIMSLEAMKMEMTVTAPITGTLVELYVRSGEQVAPGQIVAAVRS, encoded by the coding sequence GTGAACACCGTCCTGGTCGCCAACCGCGGCGAGATCGCCCGCCGGATCATTCGGACGGCCCGCGAACTCGGCATGCGGTCCGTGGCGGTCTTCTCCGACGCCGATCGCGCGGCGCCGCACGTCCGGGAGGCCGACGCCGCGGTCCACCTCGGCCCGGCACCGGCGCGCGAGTCCTACCTGCGCCACGACGTGATCCTCGAGGCTGCCCGGAAGACGAACGCCGACATCATCCACCCGGGATACGGATTCCTCTCGGAGAACGTCGACTTCGCGCACGCGGTGGAGGCGGCCGGGATCCGGTTCGCCGGCCCGGCCCCGGACCAGATCACCGCGTTCGGCACGAAGCACACGGCGCGGGCACTGGCCGAGGCCGCCGGCGTCCCGCTGCTCGCGGGTACCGGCCTGCTTTCCTCCGCCGACGAGGCGGCAGCCGCCGCGGAGGCGATCGGGCTCCCGGTCATGCTGAAGGCCACCGGCGGAGGCGGTGGCATCGGCATGCAGGCGTGCGCCACAGTGGATGACGTCCGGGACGCATACGCACGGGTCGCCGCGCTCGCCGCGGCCAACTTCGGCTCCGCCGGCGTCTTCCTCGAGCGACTCGTCCGGCCGGCGCGCCACGTCGAGGTCCAGGTCTTCGGCGACGGCCACGGGCGCATCGCGATCCTCGGGGACCGGGACTGCTCGCTCCAACGGCGCAACCAGAAGGTCATCGAAGAGGCGCCCGCACCTGCCCTGCCCGCGCACGTCCGCGCGTCACTGCACACCGCGGCACGCGACCTGTTGGCCACCGTCGACTACCGCAGCGCGGGCACCGTCGAGTTCGTCTACGACCCGGTTCGCGAGGAAGCCTCGTTCCTCGAGGTCAACACCCGGCTGCAGGTCGAGCACCCGGTCACCGAGGAGGTCTTCGGCGTCGACCTAGTCGCGTTGATGCTTCTCCTGGCCCGCGACGGGGTGGTGGACGAGGACGTTTTCACGCGGCCCTGGACGCCCCGCGGCTTCGCCGTCGAGGCACGGGTCTACGCCGAGGATCCCGCGAAGGACTCGCTGCCGTCCTCGGGCCTGGTCACCCGGGCGGTGTTCCCTGCCCTGCCCGGCGTGCGGGTGGACGGCTACGTCGAGACCGGCCTGGACGTGTCGCCGTTCTACGACCCCATGCTCGCCAAGGTCATTGCGGTCGGCGACACCCGCGATGACGCCCTCGACCTGCTCGGCGAGGCGCTGGACGCCACCCGCGTCGACGGGATCGTCACCAACCTGGGGTTGCTGCGCGCGCTCACCGACGAGGTCGACTTGCGCGCCGCCATCCACTCGACCAGCACGCTGACGCACACCACCGATCCCGACCCGCGGATCGACGTGCTGGCGCCCGGCCCCCTCACCACCGTCCAGGATCTCCCCGGACGCCTGGGGTACTGGCACGTCGGCGTCCCGCCGAGCGGTCCGTTCGACCCGGTCTCGTTCGCCGAGGCGAACCTCGCGGTCGGCAACCCCGCGGAGGCGCCCGCGCTCGAGGTCACCGCGGGAGGCCTCACGCTCCGGTTCTCCACGCCGTCGGTCGTCAGCGTCACCGGTTCGGACCTTCCGGTCACCCTCGACGGCGCGGAGGTCGAGCTCTGGACCGCGATCGACGTGCCGGCGGGCGGCACCCTCACTCTGGGCACCGCGAACGGCCCCGGCCTACGAAGCTACGTCGCCGTCCGCGGCGGCATCGACGTCCCCACCTACCTCGGCAGCGCCTCGACGTTCACGCTCGGCGCCTTCGGCGGCCACGGGGGCCGGGCGCTGCTCGCCGGCGACGTCCTGCGGCCAGGTTCGCCGGACTCCGCCGACAACGCCGCACTGGGCCGGGTACCCGGACCGACGCCGGCCGACCGACGCCCGTTCCTCACGTCCACCTGGCAGATCGGCGTCACCGAGGGTCCGCACGCGGCACCGGAGTTCTTCACCCGCGACGACATCGACACGCTGTACGCCACGGCCTACGAGGTGCACCACAACTCCGCTCGCACCGGCATCCGGCTGATCGGTCCGAAACCGACCTGGGCCAGGCCGGACGGCGGCGAGGCGGGCCTGCACCCGTCCAACATCCACGACACCCCGTACGCGATCGGCGCGCTGGACTTCACCGGGGACACGCCGATCATCCTGGGCCCGGACGGGCCCTCGCTCGGCGGTTTCGTCTGCCCCGCGGTCGTGGCCAGCGGCGAACTCTGGAAACTCGGACAGTTGCGGCCCGGCGACAGCGTCCGGTTCGTGCCCGTCAAGGAGGTCGACGCCGCCACGCTCGTCGACGCGCGCAGCGCACCGGCCTTGCTCTCGTCCGGCGGGGACGGCGACGACGGAGTTCTGGCGCGGATCGGGCCCGGCGACGACCGGCCGTCGGTGACCTACCGACGCGACGGCGACGACAACGTGCTCGTCGAGTACGGGCCGATGGCGCTCGATCTGGCCCTGCGTATGCGGGTGCACGCGCTGCAGGAGACGCTCGCCCGGCACGCGCCGGACGGCATCGTCGACGTCACCCCCGGCATCCGCTCGCTGCAGATCCACACCGACGCGCGCAAGCTCAAGGCCCGGGACATCGCAGGCCTGCTGCAGGACCTCGAGGCGGAGGTGCCCCCGACGCACGAGCTGGTCGTGCCCTCCCGCACAGTCCGGCTCCCGTTGAGCTGGGATGATCCCGCCACGCGGCTGGCCATCGAGCGGTACGTGGCCGGCGTTCGCGACGACGCTCCCTGGTGCCCGTGGAACATCGAGTTCATCCGCCGGATCAATGGCCTGGACACCGCCGACGACGTCTACCGCACGGTCTTCGACGCCAGCTACCTCGTGCTCGGACTCGGCGACGTCTACCTGGGCGCGCCCGTCGCCACGCCGCTGGATCCGCGGCACCGCCTGGTCACCACCAAGTACAACCCGGCCCGGACCTGGACGGCCGAGAACTCCGTCGGCATCGGCGGCGCCTACCTCTGCATCTACGGCATGGAGGGCCCCGGCGGCTACCAGTTCGTCGGCCGCACCGTGCAGATCTGGAACCGGTTCCGCCGAGGAGGGCTCTTCGGCGGGAACCCGTGGGCGCTGCGATTCTTCGACCGCATCGAGTGGTACCCCGTCACCGCGGACGAACTGCTGGAGTTGCGCGCCGAGACCGACGCCGGCCGGGGGAACTTCGCGACGGCCGACGGCACGTTCTCCCTCGCCGACTACCAGGCGTTCCTGACTGAGAACGCGGACTCGATCGCGGAGTTCCGGACCCGCCAGTCGGCCGCCTTCGAGGCCGAGAAGGAACGCTGGCGCGCCTCGGGCGAGTTCGACCGGCGCGACGATCCCGACCCCGTCGCGGCCGATGCCGTCACCGTGCCGACGGACGCGACCGCTGTCATCGCGTCCTTCCCGGCGACGGTGTGGCAGTTGGCCGCCTCTCCGGGCGATAGCGTCGCGGCCGGCGACACGATCATGTCCTTGGAGGCGATGAAGATGGAGATGACCGTGACCGCACCAATCACCGGCACCCTCGTCGAGCTGTACGTCCGCTCCGGGGAGCAGGTGGCGCCCGGCCAGATCGTCGCGGCGGTGCGGTCGTGA